One Candidatus Omnitrophota bacterium genomic window, CGAACAGGTGCCGGACTGCATTAATTTCATCGCCGAAACGAAAGATATTCCTTACAGGATACTTCTTCCAAAAGAAATGGAGCCATGGGAAAAAAGGATAATATGCGTTCTTGCCGAAAAATCCGAATTTGGCGTTGTGGCGGGATTGAGCCCGAATGTGTGGATGAGAGGCGTGGCCACTCTGGGCGTATCTGATTTCCGGGATATTCTGGCCGGCAATCTGATGAGATATTCCCGGTTGAGCGGCACTGATGCCGAGGAAATATTCATAGGCGCTCAGATGCCGCCTGACGAGTGTTTTGATATTCTGGCCAGATCGGGCATAAAAACTGTTTTTCGTATCGGCGCCGGCGGTGTTTTTAAGCACGGGCCCTCATCCATAGACATTATTTCCTGCTCCGCGCGGCAGGATCTGGCGAATGTGAGCGACGAACCCGTGTATTATAAGGCGCTGTCTTTTGACGGCCTCGCCCGGCAGCTTGCGGATAATATGCCGGAAAAAGCTGAAAACGCTCCGCGGGAAGTTTTATCCGGCACCGGCGGCATTGTGCTCAGCGATATAAATCTGAAGATGTGGGAACATTTTTCCGAAGCGCGGAAAAAACTTGAGCGGTACAAAAATTCCGGCCGCGCGGAAAGGGATAGACTTTCAGCGGCGCTTGAAAAAGCTTACGCCGCGGAGGATATATCAAACTGGATAGGAGAATCGTCGCTTGAAAAAGTTTTTTACGCCGTCGCCGGTATTTATGAGGACATTGAGGAATCCCTGCCGAAAGACTTCGCGTCGGGGGCGGAAATGCTGTTTGACGAACTCAGGGAGCTCCCGATAAGCGTTTCCGAGGATCTTTTAGCGTATACCATTTCTTCCGAGGACGGATATATGCGTATAGACGGGAATTTTTCATCTTCCGTTTCCACATCGGCTCTTCTGGAATTCTACTGGTGGAATCCCGCCGCGGGTTATACGACGCGGCAGGCTCTCAACGGCGGAGAGCTTCAGGGGCCTGTCAATTTCTGCATATCGAGCGGCGGGAACAATGTTTTTTACAGGGCCGGGCAGAATGAGTGGGAAAGGATGTGGAGTGTGTCTGCCGTCGAGCGCAGCAGCGGCTCTTTTTCGGTCAGTATGCCGCTGACTTTCATGCAGCTTTCGGCGCGCACGAACATATCCTTTTTTATAAGGCTTTCCACGGCCTCCGGCAGCAGGGCGCTGGCTATTTCTCTGCCCGCCGGTTCCGTGAAAAAGAAATGGCTCGATCCTGTCGGCGACGCCAAGGGCCCGGGCTGGTATGCGATGCCCGACGGCGCTCCCTCCGGGATGTGCGACATAATGTCTCTGTCGCTGAGGCAGACAGGGCAAAAAGTCGATTTACAGTTTTATTTTGCGGGGCCGGTTTCAGAGCGGGAGTGGCACAGCGGATTTGACTTATACATAGATATAAACGGCATAAAGAAAAAAGGCGAGGGGCGGGCCATGCCCGGCCTGAACTGTTTTATGCAGGAAAGCGCTTACTGGGAATTCTGCCTGAGGGTGTCTTCGTCGTCCGCGATGCTTATAAAAGGCGCCGCGGCCGGCATCGCCGTACCGGTCAAATTGGATTCTTCGTCCAGGATAGCCACTGTTTCACTCCCTGAATTTCCGTACGATCTGGCCGCCTGCGGCCTCACCTTTGTCTCATATATGAGGGATGACAAAGGCAATGTTCTTGAGGTCAAACGGGAGAAAGACGCCGTTTATCCGGGCGGCGGGCGTCCTGATTTAAAATCGCCCAATGTGTTCGATATAATAACGCCCGGGTCTCTTTCGCAGAAACGCGCGCTGAATGCTTATCTCAGCAAGAGAGGCGCCGTCATCCCCATTCTCCCATGAAGGGGACGCTTTACAGGCGAGTCCAGGGACTAAAAAAATGAAGGGTTACAGTCACACTGCCTTGTACCGTTCCCTACTGTATAGCGTGTTTTTTCTTAGCGTCGCTTTTCTGATAGATGTCAAGCATTACCGTCTAAAATTGGTGGCGCTGGAAAGCGGTGCGCTTATTTTTCTGTCAGTGGTTTTATTCGCGGCGACATTGAAATCAAAAATTGTGTGGAGAAAAAACGCTCTTGATAAATGGGTACTGTTTTATTTTTTGTATGTGCTGGCGCGTTATCTTATTTTTCCCGACAAGAATGTCGCCCGGATGGAAATGGAAAAAAACCTGCTCTGCGCCGGGATTTTTTTCGGGGCGGGGCAGTTTATTCTCCCGTCGGAGAAATCTTTAATACGCAGAATATTCGCCGTCACGGCGTTTCTCGCGGCGCTATACGGCCTCTGGCAGAATTTCGGCACTCCCATAGGGCCCATGCGGGTGCCGAAAATATCGCCGCCTTACGCGACATTCGGTAATCAGAATTTTTTCGCCGCGTATCTTGTCATAGCGCTGCCTTTCGTGCTCGCGCTTTTTAACGAGAAACAATTAAGGTGGAAAATTTTCGCCGCGGCGTCGGCGGCCGTGTTCGCGCTGGATTTTTATTACATCAATTCCCGCGGCGGTTATGTGGGGGCTTTGACGGGCATTGCCGTTTATCTGCTCGTTTTTTACAGGAAAAAAATACCGTCTCTGCGAACCGTCCTTTTAGCGCTGATCGCCGCCTCGGCTCTGGCGGGCTATGTAACGCGCGCTTTCTGGATGCGGGATATGGGACGGCTGCTGATATGGCGTGACACGCTGGTTATGGCGGTTAAAAACCCCATGGGCGTGGGGCCGGGGGCTTTTGCGACGAGTTTTCCCGATTATGCGTCGGATGAACTTAAAAAAATATACCCGCAGAAACAAAACATCGTAAATTTCGCGCATAATGAATTTCTGGAAATTTTCGCGGAACTGGGCTTCCCGGGAATCGTCCTCTTCATGATGATAGTTTTCACTTTTTTTAAGAATGTCAAAGACCCCTGCTATACGGCCGCCGCCGCCGGCATTCTCGTTAACAATCTATTTTCGGTCAACATGAGATATATGATCACCGCCGCCATGCTCTATTTTATTTTCGCTCTCTTTAAGGCTGAAACTAGCGAAAGCGAAAAAATATCCCTTGACGATTCGGTTTTTAAGCGCGCTCTCCCGTCCATCGCGGCCTTTCTGATGCTCGTTTATTTTATTCCTGGAATGCTCAGGCCGTTCAAGGCGCTGAAAGAAACATCAGCGGAACCGGATTTTCACGAAGCGGTGGAAAGCGGAAAAATAATGTCGCTGAAAAAAAAGCTAGCGGAGAACCCCGCTGATTATGACGCTCTTTATAATCTCGGCTGGTTTTATGCCAAGGAGAAGAACTGGAGGCCCGCCGCCGACGCTTTCATAAAAGCCGCGGGGATAAGGCCGTCTCCCGGTTTGTGGAACAACATAGGTAATATTTTCTTTTCTACCGGGAACCGTCCGAAAGCCATAGAGGCCTATAACAACGCGCTGGCCCTGAACCCGGACATGGTGGATTCGCACTTCAATCTCGGCTACACATATTTTTACGAGGGCCGGCTGAAGGAAGCCGCCGCCTGTTTCAGGGAAGTGCTCAAAAGAGATCCGAATAACGCCAAGGCTATCGTGATGATGGAAAAAATGAAAGAATGAGGACGGTATAAAATGACAAACCTTGAAGAAAAAATCCTGCGCGCTAATTATGAGCTCACCCCCGATGTGTCAGCCTGTATCAGGAAGGCCCTGAAAAACGAAAAGAGCCCGAGGGGCAGGCAGTTCCTGAAACTTATAGAAGAGAACATAGCCATCGCGAAAAAGAAATCGTTCCCTCTCTGTCAGGACACCGGCATTGTTTCTTTTCACGTGGGCGCGCACGCCGACATCAGGGCTTTGAGAGAAGCCGTCAGAAAATCCTACGGGAGGCTGAGAGATTCCCAGGTGAGGAAGCCCTTTGACAGAAAAGTGGACAAAAGGAACCTTCCGTCGGTCAATCTGGCGCCGGATGATTTTACGCCGTCATTTCTCATAAGGGGCGGCGGCGCCATGAATTGCTCCGGCCTTATAAGCGCGAATCCCTCGTCGGATGCGAATTGCCTCGAGCGGGAAATAGCGGCTTTTGTTATTTCAAAAGCGCCGTACTGCTGCCCGCCGGTTTTTGTGGGTGTCGGAATAGGCGGGGCTCCTCACGACGCGATGCTGGCCTCCGAGAGGATGCTCCTGAAAGACCAGTGCAAGCCGATGTCCCGCATGGAGAATAAAATCTATGCGGAAATAAACAGAAGCGGCATAGGCCCCGGCGGCTGGGGTGGTAAAAACACTGTTCTTTGTGTTAGAATAGGCGAACTCCCGATGCACATGGCGACTATGAGCGTCGGGATAAGCATGTCATGCTGGTGCCTGAGAAAAGGGAAGATTTAGAAAAAGCGAAGAATATATGGAAAATAAAGAAGAGCTGGAGCAGCTCAGGGTAGAAAAAAAGCGGCTGGAATCGCTTCTTGATTTCGGACACAAGGTCTCCTCCCGCATACTGAATCTGGATGAGCTCCTGAAAATGATAATGGGCGAAACCCGCGAGATACTTGACGCTGAACGCTGCACGGTTTTTTTGAGGGATTTTGACAGTGACACGCTCTACAGCAAGATAGCCGACGGCATGGGGTCGCGCGAGATCAGGATCCCGCTTGACAAGGGCATCGCCGGGGCCGTGGCGCGAAGCGGCGAAGTCATAAACATCAAAGACGCTTATGCCGACGAGAGGTTTGACACCGGCACAGACAGGAAAACCGGTTATGTGACAAAAACCATTCTCACCTGTCCGATGAAAGACAAAATGGGCGAGAGTATAGGCGTTTTCCAGGTGCTGAACAAAAGAAGCGGCGTTTTTGACACGGAGGATGAGAGAATACTGCTTCTCCTCGCCCGTCAGGCGGCCGACGCTGTTGAAAACGCTTTTCTTTACGACGAGCAGAGAAAGATGTTTGAGAGTTTTATTGACACTCTATCGGATACGCTGGATAAGAGGGATTATATAACGGCAGGTCATTCCAGAAGGGTGACTTTTTTCGCGATAAAGACAGGCGAGGCGATGAAACTCATGAAGCACGATATTGAGCTCCTTAAATATTCCTCGTGGATGCATGACATGGGGAAGGTCGGAGTCAGGGAGCACATTCTCTCCAAGACAGGGAAGCTCACCGACGAGGAATTTGAGCAGATAAAAAGCCACACGGTCTTTACCCGCGAAATCCTCGGAAAAATATATTTTAAGAGAGAATTCCGCCAGATCCCCGAAATCGCTTCCTCACACCATGAAAATATGGACGGCAGCGGTTATCCGCGCGGCATAAAAGGCATGGGCATCCCTTTCTTTGCCAGGATCATAGCCGTTTGCGATGTCTTTGACGCGGTGACGTCAAAGAGGCATTACAGGAATCCCATGCCCATACTCGGCGTGCTCAATATACTGAAAAACGATGTGGGCGTGAAATTCGATCCCGTGTGCGTTGAAGCTTTTTTCAAAATTAATCTCCTTGACATTGTCCGGGGCATAAATCTTGAAAAAGTGGAAAATTTCGTCATTGTTTCCGACGACGAGGATCTCCTCCAAAAATACAGCCTGGAGGATTTTTACAGGGTGCTGTCCTCATCGGAGTTTACCCCCGCGCAGAGCATGGTTGTAGAGGCCTTCGCGAGATACTATGGAAAATAAAAAAGCGTCAAAATACGAGCCCGGTTTTGAGGAAGCGATTTACAGGATATGGGAGGACGGTAAAAAATTCGCGGGTGTCCCCGACGGAAGAAAGCCTTTTTCCATAGCCATTCCGCCGCCGAATGTGACCGGGCGCCTGCACATGGGGCATGCCCTCAACAACACCCTTCAGGATATTCTTATCCGCGCGGCCAAACTGCGGGGAAGGAATGTGAAATGGGCGCCCGGCACAGACCACGGCGGGATAGCCACACAGAATGTTGTTGAAAAAGAACTCGCCAAAGAAGGAAAAAACAGGATAGACATGGGCAGGGAAGAATTCCTCCGCCGCGTGAACGAATGGAAACAACTCTACGGCGGCTCCATCCTCGAACAATTAAAAAAACTGGGCTGCGCCTGTGACTGGGACAACATACATTTTACGATGGATGAGACCTGCTCCCGCGCCGTGACGGAAGCTTTTGTCAGACTTTACGGGGAGGGCAGGATATACAGGGGGCACCGGCTCATCAATTACTGCGTACGCTGCGGAACATCACTTTCCGACATAGAGGTGGAATACAAAGACGAAACGGGGAAACTCTGGTATATAAAATATCCTGTCGCCGACGAGAAGGGGAAGTGGGTGGTCGTGGCCACAACACGCCCGGAAACGATGCTCGGCGATGTGGCGGTCGCGGTCAATCCCAAAGACGAAAGGTTTAGGGCTCTCGCGGGTAAAAAACTCATACTTCCCCTCTCCGGCAGAGAAATACCGGTTGTCTTCGACAGCATGGTGGAGGAGGGTTTCGGCACCGGCGCCGTCAAGGTGACGCCCGCTCACGATTTCACGGATTTTGATATCGGCGCCCGCCATAATCTTCCGACGATAAAAGTTATTGACGAGAAGGGGATTATGACACCCGAGGCCGGCGCGGAATTCGCGGGCCTTAACAGATACGAAGCGCGGAAAAAAGTCTGCGCGATGCTTGAGGAAGAGGGGCTTCTTGAAAAAATCGAGGATTTAAAGCATTCGGTGTCGGTGTGCTACCGATGCGGCGAGGCGATAGAGCCCATGCTCTCACTCCAATGGTTTCTGGAGATGAAGGATCTCGCCGCACCCGCGATAAAAGCCCTTGATGACGGCCGGGTCCGTTTTTATCCCGACCACTGGAAAAAACCTTTCCTGAATTTTCTCAGCGAGATAAGAGACTGGTGCCTGTCGCGCCAGATATGGTGGGGCCACAGGCTCCCTGTTTATTATTGCAGGGACTGTCAGGGGCGTTCATCCGAAGCGCATGCGGGGGTTATTGTCTCTTCCGTCAAACCGGAGAAATGCCCCGTCTGCGGCGGCGCGGATATCTTTCAGGATCCCGATGTGCTGGACACATGGTTTTCGTCGGGGATGTGGCCTTTTGAGGTTTTCGGCTGGCCGGAAAAAACGCCTGAGTTGAAATATTATTACCCGACTTCTGTTCTTGTAACGGGTCACGAAATACTTTATCTGTGGGTCGCCCGGATGCTGATGATGGGCATTAAATTCGCGGGGGACATACCTTTTTCTGACGTTTACATACACGGCATCGTGCGCGACCGTCACGGGAAAAAAATGTCAAAATCCCTGGGCAACACCATAGACCCGCTGGAAATAACTTCCAAATACGGCGTTGACAGCCTCAGGTATTCACTGACAAAACAGGCCGTTTTAGGCCATGACCTTCAGGCGTGTGAAGAAAATTTCATCGCCTCAAGAAATTTTATGAACAAAATCTCAAACGCCGCGGTTGTTGTGGACCGTCTGAGGGCAGAATCGTATGCCGATATGAAAGAAGCGCAATCGCTGCCGGACAGATGGATTGTTTCCGAGTTCTCGGCTTTTGTCAGATCCGCGGAAGATGCGCTGGATTCCTACGACCTTGCCAGATATACCCGTATCATGTGGGAATTCTTCTGGTCATCTTTCTGCGACTGGTATCTTGAAATACTCAAGCTGCGCGGGGACGGGGTTTCCGCAGGGCTTGTGGGCAGGATATTCAGGGAACTGCTCATTGTCATGCATCCCGTCATCCCCTTTATAACGGAAAAAATTTACGGACAGATAATGACCTGCGACGATCCGGATAGCATAATGGACTGCGTCTGGCCGGAAGCTGCGGTTTCTTTTCCCGGCGCCAGAGAAGATATGAACGCTATTTTCGAGCTCATCCAGGGTGTGCGCAACATCCGCTCAAGGCTCGCCATACCCGCGACGGTAAAAGTTAAAATCATCGTTGATACGGATGAAGTTTTTGAAAAAAAACTCGCCGAAGCGGAGTATTTTATTCTGCCTCTGACGAGAGCGGAATCCATGGAATTCGGCCCTGCGCCTGGCACCGGAGCGGCGAATTTCGCCACACCTGGGCTCAAATGTTCCGTGCCGGTGTCAGAGCTCATAGATATAAAAGTTGAAAAAGAGACAGCCGCGCGGGAAATAGAAAAAATAGAAATCCACGCGGCAAAACTTGAAGCGCTGCTGGCCAATCCTAATTTTATCAGTTCCGCATCAAAGGAAGTGGTGGAACAGAAAAAAGAGCTCCTCGCCAATTTTAATTCAAAAAAAGAAAAAACCGCTGAGTTTCTCGCCTCACTTGACGAAGGATGACGCCGGTCATATTTTTGTTCGCTTTTGTTCCGGCCATGTTGCTGGCCTCGGCTCCGGCGATGGAAAAGGAATCCGTCAACAGGGAAAAATTCCGCATCACCTGGCAATACCCTAAGCCCGTCACACCGCAGGAAAAATACCGCGCGATTATTTTGAGCAAAAAAATATTTTCTTTTTCAAATTTGCTTGATAAAATCCTTTCCCGCGGCGGTTCGGAAAGGATCAGCGTTCTTATCGCTCCTGAGCATAAGAACACTTTTGACCGTCAGAGGAAAACGGCTTTGCTTGAGGGAGGAGACAATTTTAATATAAAAAAGTCTCTTGAAGTTATAATCTCCGCGCTCGGCCTCAAAGCCGATTACTCCGGCGTGAGGGATTATTTTGGGAGGCCCGTTCCGCATAAAGGGGCTTTTCTGGCTTTATTCCAGATGAACGGCAAATTCTACCTTGCGGAAGAAAAAAACGGCAAATCTTCCATACTGCTTGAAGAATCCCAGTATTTCAATCAGATCCAGTCCGCAGGGGGAGACCTCGCCGCCTACAGGCTCAGGAATTCGCTCTGGTTTGTGGATATAAAGAGGAAAAAGAATTTCCTTTATTACAACTGTGATAGTCCGGTTTCGCAGGGCGCCTTCGGTAAATTGTTTTTAAAGGCCTTTGACAGCGACGGTATATCCTGCGCCGTTGTCGTTATCTCCGGCGGGAAATCCCATATTCTCCACGGCGGTATTTCAGAGAAACCGGAAATCCTTTTCGCGGATCTTCCTTATATTATAGACGAGATATATATATCCGGTGACCGCATTATATTTTCCGCCGCGGATGATACGGACAGGGCGATAGTGGGGGTCGCCTCAGCGGGGCAGAAAAAAATTTTCAACCTGTATTCAATGGCGGAAGAGTTTATCGTCATGGCCAAAGACTCAAACGGCATGCTCCTTTTTTACCCCCGCTCCCTCAAGATCGCTTTTCTTGACGAGGAACATCACACTGTTCTGATGTCAGGCCTTAAGGTGAGAAAAATCCGTGACGATGACGGAGTGAAATATCTTATCGCTCCCTCGCCCGGCACTCCGGATGAAGACGCGCACGGGGTCCTTTTGAACAGTCATTCTCCGTCGGCGGTTTATCTCAGGGATGAAAACCATCTCAATTTTTTAAGAAAACAGCTTTCATCCGCCGAATATCAGGCCTTTTACCCCTTATCGGCGGACGAATATGTCCTTCTGGAGAAGGACGCTCATACGAGGAAATTTAAAAAATACCCCGTCCTGGGATTGTTATCCGAAGAAAGGCTTCTTTTTGAGAAAAATAACTGCAGAAGAAAGTACGCGCTCGTTTTGTCGGCTATTCTGGCAACGCTGATTCTTACGGCGCAGGGAGTGATAAATGGCAAGAAAAAACAGAAAAGCGGATGAACTGAGAAAAATTGAGATCATCCCTGATTTTCAGGGGGTGCCGTCGGGGGTGACGCTGGTGTCTTTCGGGAACACGAAGGTGCTCACGAGCGTGGGCATGGATAATTTTGTGCCGCCCTATCTGAGGGGCACCGGCACGGGATGGCTTAACGCCGAATATTCCATAATGCCTTACGCCACGGTTCCGCGCAACCGCAGGGAGAGAGAAAAGATCTCCGGCCGCACGCAGGAAATACAGCGGCTTATAGGCAGAAGCCTGAGGTGCGTGACGGATTTGGGCGCTTTTGGCGAAAAGACCGTTAAGGTGGACTGCGATGTGCTCCAGGCCGACGGGGGAACGCGCACGGCGGCCATTACAGGGGCGTTTACGGCGCTTTACATTTTTTTCAAAAGACAGCAGAAAGCGCGGAAGATCTTCAATTTCCCGATTAGCGGGCACCTCGCCGCCGTCAGCTGCGGCATCGTTGAGGGTGAGGCTCTGCTTGACCTGGATTATGAGGAAGATTACATGGCGACCTGCGATATGAATGTCGTGGGCGACGGTGATAACTTCGCGGAAATACAGTCAAGCGGCGAGGAAAAACTGTTTACAGCCGCACAACTCGGAAAATTGACGGAAATGGCCGCCGCCGCGATCAAAGACATCATAGCAATGCAGAAAAACGCCATCAAATCAGCTCTGGCCGAAGCCTTGACATTGTAACACATATGTGTATACAATTGAGTGACAAAGGGGGCAGACAATGAAATTTTTAAGTGTGCGTGATTTGCGGGGTAAGTCCGCGCAGGTGTGGAGCGAACTTCTGAATGAGAGGGAAATGGTAATAACCAGCAATGGCCGTCCTGTCGCTGTGTTGACGGCTGTTGACGAGACCAATGTTGAGAAATCGCTATCCGCATGGAGACAAGTTCGGGCTACCCAGGCAATTACAGCTATCCAGCAGAACTCTATGCAGCGGGGAACAGACACTATTTCAATGAACGACATAGATATTGAGATTAAAAAGACCAGAAACATCCGTCGGAAACGCGCCCGGTGAGAATCGTAATGGATACGAATGTTTTGGTTTCAGGCATGCTTACGCCATTTGGAGTATGCGGGGAAATTGTCAGGATGCTAACCACAAACAGCTTCACCATCTGTGTTGACTCGAGAATTTTGTTTGAATATGAGGACGTCCTTCGGCGGTCGCTTTTCAAAATAAAACACAACAGTATAGATGTTATTATGGAATACATTGAAAGTGTTGCGGAGGTTTACAATGCATCGCCATTGCCGGCCTCTCTTCCCGACCCTGGCGATGAACAGTTTCTTGAAGTCGCGATATCAGGCAATGTTGATTGTCTCGTCACCGGCAATGTGAAACATTTTCCGCGCAAGTTGCGAAACGGCATTCAAGTGGTATCACTCCGTAAGTTTCTTGATGTATTGAAGAGCCGGCAAAACAAGCATTCCATATCAGAACTTGATTAACTTGTATTTGAGGGATTGTGTGCAATCTCATCGCAAGATTACTATCCACTGGGCGCCAATAGGATCCCATAAACAGGCGTTACAGCAAGTTGCGGAAAAATGACAGGAAAAATTTGCCTATTGACAATTCCGCTCATTAAGGAATACAATATAGTGATGAAAAAAGCGATTTTCATAATTACGGCTCTTGCTGCTGTTGCCGTTTTTTTTCCGGCGGAATCATTTGCCGGGACATCCGGCGATATAGCCGCTGACTGCGCGTTTCTTCTTGAAACGCCCGACGACACTTCTTCAATCTCAGCCGTCTTTGACAATGACCTGCGCGAGGTGCCGGTTCTGTCCGACGACGGCGGGAAGTTCACCCACTATCTTATTTCATCGGGTTTACCGTGCTTTAATAAGGCTGCGGACAGCGCAAAACTTATCAACGCGGAAAATTTTTTCACAGCGGGTATCTCCCGTTCAAAATACTCGGTTAAGCTCGAGTAACATTTTTTCGCGTCTAATTTTCGTCTCAGCGAAATTTCTATAACTTTCTTGGGCCTTTCCCTGATATGAAAATTGCAATTATGGAGGATATAATTATGAAGTATAAAAAGACTAATGAGTGGGGGAGTTATGTTTAGAAATAAACGGCTTAAAGAACCGGTAGATACCGCTACTAATGATACGCGTCCGCACAAAATTAGAAAACATAGAATTTTCGGAAAATTAATTACCTCCGTCCCTATTTTTTTGTTGCTGTTTATTATGTTGCCGGCGACGGCTTTTGCCGCGTCATGGTGGGAAGTATATTTTACCGCCGGAGACGGCACCATAGGAAGCGCCAGCGCATTGGAAACCTATATTAGTGATTTTATGTTGAAAGCCTCGTCTATGTGCTATGTCGCGAACTATTCATGGAGTGACACGTTGAATAATAAAGTGGTTCTGAATATCAACAGTTTGGACGTTTCCGGCGTGGACGTGAGAGTTGTAGGGGACGATGCGCAGGGAAGCGTCACCAACGAGGCTATTCACCCGGATATCACCGCTACGATTCCGATGAATGACCGGACGACTGCGGGGTCAGCAAATTATATGCACGACAAAATTATTATAAGAGACCCCAATGATTCTGTTAATGCGGCAGTGATGATGGGTTCGGGGAATTTTAACGAAGGAGGATGGGAAAGCCAAAACAACACCTTTCTTTTTCTTTACGATCAGGATCTTGCGCTGAATTATCTTGCGGAATTTAATGAAATGTTCAACGGGACCTTTGCCGGAGGAACGCAGACAACCCGCATTTATTCAATGCCGGATGGTGTAGAGGTGAGGAGTTTCTTCGGTTCGGAAGACCAGCCGTGGGCAGCCGTGGCCACAACTTCCAATGGTTTGATTTCCATTCTTGATACTGCTGCCGAAAGTATATTTTTCGAAATAACAGATTTATACGGTTATTCAGGTATACAGAATCCATTGGAGGCATCCTGTATTAATCGCGCGGCGGCAGGGGCTATTGTGGAAGGAGTTTACCAGAGTATTGATACCGCAAGCACTTATGATTTAAGCGATTGGAATGATGCGGCGATTGCAAATGCGAACGGTACAGGACCTTTTATTCGCGAATCGGCGGTTACAGCGTTTAGTAAACACCATCATAAATATTGGGTGATTGATCTTGACTGGGCAGGGGTTGGTTCTGTGAACGCTTCCCAATCTTCTTCCGAAAATAATCCGGGGAGTGACGAGAATTTTATTTTAATAAAAGATTTCCGGCTTGCGCGGGAAT contains:
- a CDS encoding ribonuclease PH; the protein is MARKNRKADELRKIEIIPDFQGVPSGVTLVSFGNTKVLTSVGMDNFVPPYLRGTGTGWLNAEYSIMPYATVPRNRREREKISGRTQEIQRLIGRSLRCVTDLGAFGEKTVKVDCDVLQADGGTRTAAITGAFTALYIFFKRQQKARKIFNFPISGHLAAVSCGIVEGEALLDLDYEEDYMATCDMNVVGDGDNFAEIQSSGEEKLFTAAQLGKLTEMAAAAIKDIIAMQKNAIKSALAEALTL
- a CDS encoding valine--tRNA ligase, which encodes MENKKASKYEPGFEEAIYRIWEDGKKFAGVPDGRKPFSIAIPPPNVTGRLHMGHALNNTLQDILIRAAKLRGRNVKWAPGTDHGGIATQNVVEKELAKEGKNRIDMGREEFLRRVNEWKQLYGGSILEQLKKLGCACDWDNIHFTMDETCSRAVTEAFVRLYGEGRIYRGHRLINYCVRCGTSLSDIEVEYKDETGKLWYIKYPVADEKGKWVVVATTRPETMLGDVAVAVNPKDERFRALAGKKLILPLSGREIPVVFDSMVEEGFGTGAVKVTPAHDFTDFDIGARHNLPTIKVIDEKGIMTPEAGAEFAGLNRYEARKKVCAMLEEEGLLEKIEDLKHSVSVCYRCGEAIEPMLSLQWFLEMKDLAAPAIKALDDGRVRFYPDHWKKPFLNFLSEIRDWCLSRQIWWGHRLPVYYCRDCQGRSSEAHAGVIVSSVKPEKCPVCGGADIFQDPDVLDTWFSSGMWPFEVFGWPEKTPELKYYYPTSVLVTGHEILYLWVARMLMMGIKFAGDIPFSDVYIHGIVRDRHGKKMSKSLGNTIDPLEITSKYGVDSLRYSLTKQAVLGHDLQACEENFIASRNFMNKISNAAVVVDRLRAESYADMKEAQSLPDRWIVSEFSAFVRSAEDALDSYDLARYTRIMWEFFWSSFCDWYLEILKLRGDGVSAGLVGRIFRELLIVMHPVIPFITEKIYGQIMTCDDPDSIMDCVWPEAAVSFPGAREDMNAIFELIQGVRNIRSRLAIPATVKVKIIVDTDEVFEKKLAEAEYFILPLTRAESMEFGPAPGTGAANFATPGLKCSVPVSELIDIKVEKETAAREIEKIEIHAAKLEALLANPNFISSASKEVVEQKKELLANFNSKKEKTAEFLASLDEG
- a CDS encoding putative toxin-antitoxin system toxin component, PIN family, translating into MRIVMDTNVLVSGMLTPFGVCGEIVRMLTTNSFTICVDSRILFEYEDVLRRSLFKIKHNSIDVIMEYIESVAEVYNASPLPASLPDPGDEQFLEVAISGNVDCLVTGNVKHFPRKLRNGIQVVSLRKFLDVLKSRQNKHSISELD
- a CDS encoding type II toxin-antitoxin system Phd/YefM family antitoxin, whose amino-acid sequence is MKFLSVRDLRGKSAQVWSELLNEREMVITSNGRPVAVLTAVDETNVEKSLSAWRQVRATQAITAIQQNSMQRGTDTISMNDIDIEIKKTRNIRRKRAR
- a CDS encoding tetratricopeptide repeat protein — translated: MLISAREAPSSPFSHEGDALQASPGTKKMKGYSHTALYRSLLYSVFFLSVAFLIDVKHYRLKLVALESGALIFLSVVLFAATLKSKIVWRKNALDKWVLFYFLYVLARYLIFPDKNVARMEMEKNLLCAGIFFGAGQFILPSEKSLIRRIFAVTAFLAALYGLWQNFGTPIGPMRVPKISPPYATFGNQNFFAAYLVIALPFVLALFNEKQLRWKIFAAASAAVFALDFYYINSRGGYVGALTGIAVYLLVFYRKKIPSLRTVLLALIAASALAGYVTRAFWMRDMGRLLIWRDTLVMAVKNPMGVGPGAFATSFPDYASDELKKIYPQKQNIVNFAHNEFLEIFAELGFPGIVLFMMIVFTFFKNVKDPCYTAAAAGILVNNLFSVNMRYMITAAMLYFIFALFKAETSESEKISLDDSVFKRALPSIAAFLMLVYFIPGMLRPFKALKETSAEPDFHEAVESGKIMSLKKKLAENPADYDALYNLGWFYAKEKNWRPAADAFIKAAGIRPSPGLWNNIGNIFFSTGNRPKAIEAYNNALALNPDMVDSHFNLGYTYFYEGRLKEAAACFREVLKRDPNNAKAIVMMEKMKE
- a CDS encoding GAF domain-containing protein produces the protein MENKEELEQLRVEKKRLESLLDFGHKVSSRILNLDELLKMIMGETREILDAERCTVFLRDFDSDTLYSKIADGMGSREIRIPLDKGIAGAVARSGEVINIKDAYADERFDTGTDRKTGYVTKTILTCPMKDKMGESIGVFQVLNKRSGVFDTEDERILLLLARQAADAVENAFLYDEQRKMFESFIDTLSDTLDKRDYITAGHSRRVTFFAIKTGEAMKLMKHDIELLKYSSWMHDMGKVGVREHILSKTGKLTDEEFEQIKSHTVFTREILGKIYFKREFRQIPEIASSHHENMDGSGYPRGIKGMGIPFFARIIAVCDVFDAVTSKRHYRNPMPILGVLNILKNDVGVKFDPVCVEAFFKINLLDIVRGINLEKVENFVIVSDDEDLLQKYSLEDFYRVLSSSEFTPAQSMVVEAFARYYGK
- a CDS encoding fumarate hydratase; protein product: MTNLEEKILRANYELTPDVSACIRKALKNEKSPRGRQFLKLIEENIAIAKKKSFPLCQDTGIVSFHVGAHADIRALREAVRKSYGRLRDSQVRKPFDRKVDKRNLPSVNLAPDDFTPSFLIRGGGAMNCSGLISANPSSDANCLEREIAAFVISKAPYCCPPVFVGVGIGGAPHDAMLASERMLLKDQCKPMSRMENKIYAEINRSGIGPGGWGGKNTVLCVRIGELPMHMATMSVGISMSCWCLRKGKI